DNA sequence from the Methanolobus sp. ZRKC5 genome:
TACATTGACTCCAGAATAGGGCGAAAAGGCTTCCAATCTACTAAATATTCAATTTCAGCAAGCTTATCTCCGACAGATTGGAGACGCTTATATTCTTCATTTAAGGCAAAATCAGTAAAAGAATCCATAATAGTAAATTTGCTTTGCTATTATTTAAATTTTATTAAATTGTATGAGTATTGATGGTAGTTTCTCGAAATCCTCAGTAATCTAAAAATTATCGCTTTATTGGTGATTGCAACATTGATGATAATTGGAACGGCAGCAGCGACCACTCAATCATCAACAGTATCTGTAGAACTTGTCAATGGGGAATGCAGTCTTGACATGTGGACATATGGAAATCATAACAGCATAATCAGTGGTTTTGAGTCCTATTTCAGTAGCAGCGTTAAAGGTGGCATATGGACAAATTCCGATGGAAGACTTGCTGTACTTACTGAAAATGGTTATATGAAAATAACTACCGAATATCCAACTGATTGCTTCTGCATTGTATTTGCCAGTGACCGGAACGATGGATATGCAAGAGTTGTTCTAGACGGCAAAAGAATTTGGACAGGAGACACATGGGCAAACGTTAACACAGGACAAAATATCGATGCACAAAAAATAACGTCGTTGAAAATAACAGGTCTTGAAAACACTGTCCACACAATAAAAATAAAGAACTTGAATGTACGCGATGAATGCCATGATGGCCATGTGACAATTTACAAATACGGTTACAACTGTCCGGAAGATACAGAGATTCCTGAGTTCCCTACGATTGCACTTCCTGTAGCTGCAATACTTGGACTGGCATTCATATTCCAGAGAAAGGAAAAATAAGTTAATTAAAATGAAGCTCAATGAGCTTCATCTTTTTTTTAGTAGAACTGCTTTGAACAGTTAGAATATTTTCAAAAAATGTCAGAAATATAAATTATAAAGAAGATTCCTGTACCATAATCTTTGAAGCCATACCCCTGCCAAGCGCATAATCGCACCCGTTTATGGATACGATGAGAGAACCATTTATGCCTCTCTTCACTTTAAGCAGGGTGTTCTCTATAAAGCCCATTGACCTGAGACGATTAAGCAGGGAACTACCCGCATTAATAGAAATAATCTTGCTGTTTTTACCTTCCGGCATCATTACAAGTGGTATGATCGGAGCCATTTTTTTACCTCTATCGTTTTCTAGAAAAGCGATATTCAAAGAATACCAGCGATTTCATAGTCACTCACAATATTAGGGAACCCTAACATTGATTGATACTGCAATATAGTGTTCTATAGTATATATAAGTTACCAGGTTCAAATAAAAGTTGTCTATTGAACAATTAAACTTGCCCTTCCAACACAAGTAATTTAAATCTTAATTTGAATCCCTATCATAATGTCTCCTGATAAAAACGAATGGAAAATACCGGAACTTGTGATGGGTGTAAAGAATCTGGCAGCCTTGAAAGCATGTAAAGAACATGCAGATGCAGTTTACTTCTCACTTGACAGATTGAGCCTCAGGTCCAGAGCACAGGAGATCACAACTGAAAAACTTGCTGATTTTATTGAAGAGATACACAAAAAAGGAATGAAAGGATACCTTGCAGTCAATTCCGTAATATACCCCCATGACCTCAAAGAACTGGATGAAGTACTTGAGTGTGCTGCCTCTGCAAATGTGGATGCTGTTATCGCATGGGACCCTGCAACGATAACGAAAGCTGCTGATAAAGACCTGAGGATACATATATCAACCCAGGCAAATGTCTCGAACCAGATTACTGCAGAGTTCTATAGATCCCTTGGAGCCAGCAGGGTAGTGCTTGCACGAGAACTTAGTTTAGAGCAAATAAAACAGATTAAAGAAGATACCAAGATCGAACTTGAAGTATTTGTCCACGGAGCCATGTGCCAGTCCATTTCCGGCAGGTGTTATCTTTCAGCATATCTGCTTGGAAAATCAGGTAACTGTGGAGAATGCAGCCAACCATGTCGCTGGGAATGGTCCCTGCACTCGGATAACGGAGCAATCGTTGATATTGAAGGCAAATATCTAATGAGCGCAAAGGATCTCTGCATGATAGAACACATACCTGAACTTGTCGAAGCAGGTGTCGATGCCTTCAAGGTTGAAGGAAGACTCCGAAACCCAGGATATACATCAACCGTGTCAAGATCTTATCGCCAGGCACTTGATTTCTTCATAGATGGTATATATAATAAAAGCAACATTGTTCCCCTTAAAGAGAAACTGGCACTTGAATATAACAGGGGGTTTTCAACTGGCTTCTATTTCGGCCATCCAGGACCGGACAGTCTGGCATATGATTCTAACATGAATGCCTCACCAATAAAGAGAGAAGCCGTAGGAGTAGTTACAAATTACTACCCTAAGATGTCTGCAGCAGCAGTGAAGCTACTGGAAAAAGGATTGAATGTTGGTGATCACATCATATTTGAGGGTAGTACCACCTATCTGGAACAGGAAGTTACATCCATTGTTTATGAGGATGAAAATGTCAATTCGATTGAAAATGGGAACGAAATTGGTTTAAAAGTAGAAGATATTGTCCGCAAGAATGATCGTGTGTTCAGAATAAATAAAGATTAAAATCAATCATATTTTCAAGCCTTAGTGACATTTTTCATCAGCTTTTTGCTTTATGATAGTTTTTATATGTGCCCTCAATAGCGTTTTTGAAAAATATGAAATATATATTTCACATATATACAGATATATATACTTCAGGTAGACAAAGAGCTCATCAAAAAAGCTAAAAACACAGCAATAGACTTTAATGATGCTAAAGCAACAAATGTGGTAATGGAAACCATTTGATCAGGTATCGACCATATGGATGTGATTGAAGAAGGTATCATAGAAGCTATGAAATCCAAAGGAGACAGGTTTGAAGAAGGTAAGTTGTCACTTATGGAAATAACCACAGCATCAAAAACTATGAACAAGGGTATTGCAATACTTAAGCCAGCAGCTATCAGCGCACATGAAAATACTTGTTTCTTTGGAAATCCCATGCTAACATTTTAACTAATAGCCAGTATGATTAGGCATACAATTATCTTTTATGTCTTAATTTATTTTTGGCTCTGTAGAAATCCTCTATTTTTTGGTGATAATTAAAGTCAACAAATATTCGGAATGTGCTGCATGACATTGATTAAATTTGCGAATTTAATTATATTGATGTTGATTTCAATAGGTTTTCTACAGAGCCTTATTTTTAATCTTTTATTACATATGTGTAATAGAGACTGTCTGAAAAGTCCGTTTACTTTAGATAATACATAGTGTAGTGCTATTTGAATCCATTACTTTTTTTATACTATAGTTACTAACTTAACATTTTTAACTTATCATCCAGAAATGTCTCAATCCATTTTCTTGCGAAGCTAATCTTTGATGAACAATCAATAAACGCCTCAGAAATCAGATTTTTCATATGATCAAGATCTTTCACAAAATTGCGAGAAATAATTCTTTTGACACTTTTCCAGATGAATTCGATTGGATTCAAGTCGGGTGAATATGGAGGTAAATAGACCAATTCAATATCATTTGCCTGTGCAAATTCCACTGTATATTTTGCTCGATGTGATCTAAAATTGTCGAGAATAATTACGATTCTCTCTCCCATGTTATTGTTTTTAACAGCTGATAAAAACGAACATACATCCTCCTTGGTTGAATGTTCTTTGAAATCAATAACAGAATTACCATTCAATGCATAAAAACCGAAGGAGTTTGCTTTTATCCTGGTTGTGTTTTTGAAGATGGCAGGTTTATTGAAAGACCATAAACGAACCGTATTTGATGTTGTTTGGGGAGATGATTCATCAAGAAATCCGATAACGCAATCATCATCGATTAACGGTAAGTTTTTTTTAAACAATCTTCTGCATTTTGTGGTCTTCGATAATCATGCGCATATGGTTTGGCATGATGCATGCCAAACTTCTTCAAGATCACTAGTATTTGCTTAATGGTGTATTGAACCTTAAATTCATTATAAATGAGTTCCTGAACTTCTTTTGTAGACCAATCATCTCTTTCATGTAACATGTCCCTTAGTTTTTCTTTTTGATCATCAGTGAGTTTGGAAGGACATCCTCCTGAAAACCTAGGCTTTAATCCTTCATATCCGTCTTGATTCCACCGCTCTTGCCATTGATATGCAACGGGTTTTGATATCCCTACAAGTTTAGCTGCTTCATTAACAGAAGCTCCTTCATAACGATGTTTAACAAAATATAAACGTTGTAGAACTCGTGTGTCTTTCTCTAATGACTTAATATGTTTAAGCAATTCTTCTGATGAAAGATGATGCTTTATCGGAATTTGTTCGGGTTTAGCCATACAGTATTGTTATACTCAATTAATATTAAAAGTTTGGTTAATAACTATAGAGGATTTCGATATTCCCTCATTTTAGATCATTAAAGTATTCAAACTCAATTATATCCTCTCATTTTTTATCATTTTGTTTATTTCTCTTCATTAATCCTTATTTTTAGTATAGCTCCCGCTATCCTAAATTACTCCTTTGGTTTTTAGTGTCCTCAATTGATGCAGATTAAAACAAAAAGCTGTCATCAACATTTTTGCATTCACTCTTTCTACAGTTGTAACAAGAACCTTTCTGGTTTTAAATATTTCTTTTGTCACTGCATACACTCTTTCGCAAGGGACTCTTTTCACACTTATTCTTTCATTTCTGAGGATATCCATTATTCCTAAAGGATGTCCTCTTACAGCTCGTTGCATTGTTGCTGCAAAACCTTTTGCTATTGCTCCAAAATATCCTTTATCTCTATACACCACTTCACCCTTTTCAGACAGATCAACCTGTGAATCGTGAAGTGATGCAGTTGTTGTCTCAAATCTTCTGATTAGTTCATAATCCTTATCAATAATTGTATGAAGTTTGTATCCAAAGTGAGATTTACCATTTTTCTTAGTCCAGGTTCCATCTTTGCTTCTTCTTGTTTTCGCATCTTTTCCTCTGAGTACATCTGCTTTTGCATGTCCTGGATCTGAGTGAATAAAAGTTGCATCCTGGATCATTCCTTTTTTAATCTTCAAACCAAGAGCATCAAGCTGATTCTGCATTTCATCCCACACCGCTTTTTCTTTACCATTGTCGATAATTCTCTTCCTGAATGACCAGACAGTTGTACTGTCTGGTACATATTCAGGAAATCCCAGGAATTTCCTAAAGGATATCCTGTCAATACACTGCTTTTCAAGCTCAGCATCAGAAAGACCATGCCATTGTTGCAGAACAAGCATCTTGAACATTACAATAACATCAGCTTCAGGCCGTCCGCCTGAAGCTGTTCTGTTTATGTACATTGACTCCAGAATAGGGCGAAAAGGCTTCCAATCTACTAAATATTCAATTTCAGCAAGCTTATCTCCGACAGATTGGAAACGCTTATATTCTTCATTTAAGGCAAAATCAGTAAAAGAATCCATAATAGTAAATTTGCTTTGCTATTATTTAAATTTTATTAAATTGTATGAGTATTGATGGTAGTTTCTCGAAATCCTCTATAATTATTATCAAGAGATACACTTAAATTCATTTGATACAATTTGTTATAAAGAATTTGTAACTATTCAGCCTGATAAAAACACTATCAATAGCAATCTTGACAAAAAGTTGAGACCTACATTTTATTAGGATCATTAATTTTGATTGTTGCCATTGATTGCTTTTTTGATTCTTAGGTTGTTAGTGAGCAAACATCTCCGTTTTGATTAAATCAGTATCAATAGGCTAATTGTGGTAGGCTGAATAGTTACAAGAATTTAAGCAATATGGGATATAAATATATTCTGTATCTACTTCCAAACAAACTACATTCGTTTATGGACCTGAAATATATGATAAACTCATACTTAGAGACCATTTGCTTTATAAAATAAACAAAAAAGTTGATTTTTCATTTATCAATGAGGTCTGTGAAGACCTCTACTCGCCAAACAAAGGTAAACCTGTAACAAACACACCCGAGATGATGCTTCGCTCTGCAGTAGTCCAGTATCCCCATGATTATTCTGATAAGCAGATGGAATATGAAGCACAAGTGAACATAATGGTAAAATGGTTCATTGGACTCAATTTAGATGATAATGCATATGACCATAGTGCATTGGGATATTTCAGAGACAAACTTGGAAATGATAAGTGGAATGAGATTTTAATCAGGTATTATCCGACAGTCTCATAATAATGGAAACAAAGTAGACTTGTTCATACAAACTGTCTTTTTAGCCTTCAAAATATCTGCTACTTTTCATCGATCACAATTGAATTTGTGATTATTACAGTATAATATATTATAAGTAGAGAATTACTACCATATGCATGCACAATCAAAATAACAATAAAAGATTGTAAGAATCAATAGTATCAGAATAACAAATAGATTAGTTTGTGTTAAAATCAATTTAGAAAAAAGAAAGTAGTAGTTAGTGTTGAGTGAGTTGGCAGCGATCCAGAGTTCCCGAAGACTCTCATACTTCAGTACAGTAAGGAACGCTGGCGGGCTTATCTTCTGTGTTCGGGATGGGTACAGGAATTGCCCCGCCGCTATGGCCGCCAATCTCTCTCATGATGAATTTTAAACGGTAAAGCCAAGGTCCGGATTCGAACCGGAATGGAATCGCTCTGCAGGCGATTGCGTAGCCGCTCCGCCACCTTGGCAATGAGCGATTCATGAATGAATCCATTGCATTTATACTTTACCATAAGGTCATGTATATTAAACATGCACATATCAGATTTCGCCTGGACAAAGCAAGACGGACAGGCACGGATGATTAGTAGCCGCGGACTGAACACCTCGTTGCCTTGGTGCTTACATCCCGACCCTATCAAACCGGTCTTGTACCGGAATCCTTAACGTAGTCTCTTTTCAAGTCAGATTTCGAGCTTAGATGCATTCAGCTCTTATTCCTTAGCGCGTAGCTGCTCAGCAATGCCCTGTCGGACAACTGATACACCAGTGGCGCCGCTACTCTGTTCCTCTCGTACTAAAAGTAGCTTACCCTCAGACTACAGACACCTCTAGTAGATAGTAACCGACCTGTCTCACGACGGTCTAAACCCAGCTCACGATCTCCTTTAATAGGCGAACAACCTCACCCTTGGCCGCTGCTGCACGGCCAGGATGGAAAGAACCGACATCGAAGTAGCAAGCTGCCGGGTCGATATGTGCTCTTGCCGGCAACAACTCAATTATCCCCGGGGTAACTTTTCTGTCATTTTTGACTCGCACCAAGCGAGTACAAAAGTTCGCTAGAACCGACTTTCGTCTCGTCATCCACTACTGTGCTGAATAACGTCAGGCTGACTTATGCTCTTGCACTCTTCAGTGGGTTTCCGACCCACTTGAGTCAACCTTTGTGCGCCCTTGATATCTTTTCAAGGGCGTCCCGCCCCAGGCAAACTGCCCACCTATCGGGGTCCTCCTCTCGGAGTTAGGGTCGTAATTTCAGAAGGGTAGTGTCCCAATGGCGACTCCACCAATGCTGGCGCACCGGTTTCGACGTCTCCTACCTACACTGTACATCCAAAATCACAACCCAACGACAGGCTGCAGTAAAGCTCCACGGGGTCTTCACTTCCCCCTAGAGGTCTCTAGACTGTGCACTAGAAAGTAAGCTTCACCGGACTCTGGCTAGGGACAGTAGAGCTCTCATTGATCCATTCATGCAAGTCGCCAATTAAGCGACAAGGTACTACGCTACCTTAAGAGGGTCATAGTTACCCCCGCTGTTTACAGGCCCTTCGATCCGTTGAACCGGAGTTTCAGGTACCTGCACTGAGCAGGATTCAGAGATCGTACTAGCCCTTACGGGTTTGCGATCTCCTATGTTGATATTAGACAGTTAGAGCTCTCTTGTCACTGCGACCTGCTGTCTTCACAGCAGGCACTCCTTCTCCCGAAGTTACGGAGCTAATTTGCCGAATTCCCTTAGCCAAATTGTATCCGACACGCCTTAGCCTTTTCAGCTAGGGGCACCTGTGTCAGTTCTCGGTACGGACCCTTGACTTCCTTTTCACGGGTTCCCGGGTGCAGCTGACTTTCGCCATAACACATTCGCCCGCTTCTCGCCATTACGGCTCTCCACGGGATTAGGTGCTTAGACGGCGCGACGGCGCCGCTCAACCTGCCCAAAAACGTCAGTTTATTGTCAAGAGGTACAGGAATATTAACCTGTTTCCCTTTCGGCGTACTCGAATTACGGTACGTCTTAGGACCGACTAACCCTCGGCTGACGATCATTGCCGAGGAAACCTAGCCCCTTCGGCGGATAGGATTCTCACCTATCTATGCTGTTACTATTACCAGGATTTTCGTTTCCGCACGGTCCACAGGACTTCACAGCCCTGCTTCTGCCCGAACGCAACGCCTTCCTACGAGATTACCTTGCGGTACTCCGTGGTATCGGTGGTCGACTTGAGCCCCGTCCATTTTCGGGGCCCCAAACCTCGACTGGTGGGCTGTTACGCACTCTTTAAAGGATAGCTGCTTCTAAGCTAACCTTCCAGCTGTCTAGGGCTTAGGACGCCCTTTAGTATTAACACTTAGTCGACACTTGGGGACCTTAACCACGGGCTGGGTTTTCTCCCTTACGGACTACAGGCTTACCCCAGTAGTCCGGACTCCAACTTTCTTAGACGACGGTGAGTTTGGAGTTTGACAAACGGCTGAGGGATTTCTCCCCCGGGACCATCAATCAGTGCTCTACTTCACCGACTATCTCCAGTTAGGTCATGCTACGACATGTTTCGGAAGGAACCAGCTGATGCCGGGTTAGATTAGCCTTTCACTCCGAGACGCAGGTCACACGAATGATTTGCAGATCAATACCGCTTGCGGTCCTCCACGTAGCTTTCGCCACGCTTCAACCTGCCCACGCCTAGATCACCCGGCTTCGGGTCGTACCCTAATGACTCCACGCACTTGTATACGCCGCTCCTCACCTTGCGGTTGCGAGCATGTTGCTTTCGCTTCGGCTTCCTATGTAAAAAGTTAGCCATCGCCATTTGAATACACTCCCTGGCCCGTTCTTCAAAACGTAAGATATAACATTGGCAATAATGCCCGTACTGCAGCCTCGCGGCTGTTTCCTTCGCATTAAAGATCCTTTAACGCTATATCGCTCCATCACCTTCAGGTTTCAGGCACTTTTAACCTCCCTTCTTGGGGTACTTTTCAGTTTTCGGTCACCCTACTAGTTCACTATCGGTCTCAAGAAGTATTTAGTTTTGGAAGTTGGTGCCTCCCAAATTCACGCGAGAATTCCAACTCACGCTACTCAGGCTATAATCCGGATCCTTTAATCGTTATCTAAGTGACTATCACACTCTATGGTTTAACGTTCCAGAAAAATTCGATTTCGATTAAGTGGGATCTTTAGAAAAAGCCTACAACACCACATCTCCCACATGTTACCAGTGGGATTCAGTTTGAACTGTACCGTGTTCATTCGCCATTACTAACGGCATCTCTTCGATTTCTTTTCCTGCCCCTACTAAGATGCTTCAATTCGGGGCGTTCCCGATCAGTATTGATCAACACACAAAATGTGTTAGGAAGACCCATTAGGAAATCCCAGGTTCATAGGCTCCATGCACCTACCCTGGGCTTATCGCAGCTTGGCACGTCCCTCATCAGCTCTTGAGCCGAGCCATCCACCTGAAGGCATAATTACCAGAGTCCATCTCACTTTGTCCAGTGAGCGTCTGATATATGCATGCATATACACGATCTCATTGCAGCTGTCGTTGCTTCAGCCACTTCATCCTTCCCCGAAGAAATTACT
Encoded proteins:
- a CDS encoding PEF-CTERM sorting domain-containing protein; this translates as MIIGTAAATTQSSTVSVELVNGECSLDMWTYGNHNSIISGFESYFSSSVKGGIWTNSDGRLAVLTENGYMKITTEYPTDCFCIVFASDRNDGYARVVLDGKRIWTGDTWANVNTGQNIDAQKITSLKITGLENTVHTIKIKNLNVRDECHDGHVTIYKYGYNCPEDTEIPEFPTIALPVAAILGLAFIFQRKEK
- a CDS encoding FeoA family protein; the encoded protein is MAPIIPLVMMPEGKNSKIISINAGSSLLNRLRSMGFIENTLLKVKRGINGSLIVSINGCDYALGRGMASKIMVQESSL
- a CDS encoding peptidase U32 family protein — its product is MSPDKNEWKIPELVMGVKNLAALKACKEHADAVYFSLDRLSLRSRAQEITTEKLADFIEEIHKKGMKGYLAVNSVIYPHDLKELDEVLECAASANVDAVIAWDPATITKAADKDLRIHISTQANVSNQITAEFYRSLGASRVVLARELSLEQIKQIKEDTKIELEVFVHGAMCQSISGRCYLSAYLLGKSGNCGECSQPCRWEWSLHSDNGAIVDIEGKYLMSAKDLCMIEHIPELVEAGVDAFKVEGRLRNPGYTSTVSRSYRQALDFFIDGIYNKSNIVPLKEKLALEYNRGFSTGFYFGHPGPDSLAYDSNMNASPIKREAVGVVTNYYPKMSAAAVKLLEKGLNVGDHIIFEGSTTYLEQEVTSIVYEDENVNSIENGNEIGLKVEDIVRKNDRVFRINKD
- a CDS encoding B12-binding domain-containing protein produces the protein MDVIEEGIIEAMKSKGDRFEEGKLSLMEITTASKTMNKGIAILKPAAISAHENTCFFGNPMLTF
- a CDS encoding IS5 family transposase, encoding MDSFTDFALNEEYKRFQSVGDKLAEIEYLVDWKPFRPILESMYINRTASGGRPEADVIVMFKMLVLQQWHGLSDAELEKQCIDRISFRKFLGFPEYVPDSTTVWSFRKRIIDNGKEKAVWDEMQNQLDALGLKIKKGMIQDATFIHSDPGHAKADVLRGKDAKTRRSKDGTWTKKNGKSHFGYKLHTIIDKDYELIRRFETTTASLHDSQVDLSEKGEVVYRDKGYFGAIAKGFAATMQRAVRGHPLGIMDILRNERISVKRVPCERVYAVTKEIFKTRKVLVTTVERVNAKMLMTAFCFNLHQLRTLKTKGVI
- a CDS encoding transposase — translated: MLYKINKKVDFSFINEVCEDLYSPNKGKPVTNTPEMMLRSAVVQYPHDYSDKQMEYEAQVNIMVKWFIGLNLDDNAYDHSALGYFRDKLGNDKWNEILIRYYPTVS